In Pleurocapsa sp. PCC 7319, the following are encoded in one genomic region:
- a CDS encoding glycosyltransferase has protein sequence MNEPSFQGNIQSYLKDRTLLFRYLVIINLIFGAWYLQWRITHSLNFAALWLSIPLLLAEIYSYLGGVMFLIGLWQPVVRKIRSFNCLVPKFLEAEYPTIDIFITCYNEPAEMVAETAKASLAIDYPVDKLKVYILDDGNSSDMRAMSESLCLQDLRSSLLQKQATRIEQERSQLVNRLQQLKNITPDIVASDEYLQTYKLQTKSDLGELVEVLDWFNSLKTDEIDVRSWLEFQTILGEAFDNVVGHAHQGLPENTPIDLEIAILSQSLVLKIWDYGVEFDLKSYKCQLPDVVEPEAESGRGILIMEELSDYFSYTRLDDGRNCLLVIKAYSPVYTENTAKSNCPLPIQGLGQLFSLLNPQDKQLQDCLSREQQALEQAIYQKELELSELSRCRYIARPKPKGKAHHAKAGNINHAIFSGETSGEFIVTLDADHIPKPEFLNRVLPYFYQYNLHTGKYQQNQIAFVQTPQAFYNLPPGDPFGHQAHLFYGPIQQGKDGMEAAFYTGTNAILRREALVSVGLQNFSDEYELDNNRLDEFDLVGGVSSNSITEDMNTAMRLHAAGWKSVYHHEELSVGLAPDDLSSTLKQRLRWAQGTIQVLLKENPWSKPGLTFWQRLQYFQTMYSYFAGFFIVIFIACPLIYFFTGIIPVRSFSADFAIHFLPAFILNRLTFIVATWGIPASEVWRSEQYAIALFPLMIRAVWSIFSGRDVKFQVTPKQRQSGRYLHLVTAQLLVFVLTILGIIYCIYLLVTSNLENPWTYFINFFWAIYNLSLLWVIIKAAVWQPKSN, from the coding sequence ATGAATGAACCCAGTTTCCAAGGTAATATTCAATCATATTTAAAAGACAGAACATTATTATTCCGCTATTTAGTTATTATTAACCTGATTTTTGGCGCTTGGTACTTACAGTGGCGCATTACTCATTCTCTTAATTTTGCAGCACTGTGGCTTTCAATTCCGCTTCTTCTAGCTGAAATTTATAGTTATCTCGGAGGGGTAATGTTTCTGATTGGTTTATGGCAACCAGTGGTCAGAAAAATTAGATCTTTTAATTGTTTGGTCCCCAAATTTCTGGAAGCAGAATATCCAACTATTGATATTTTTATCACTTGCTACAATGAACCAGCAGAAATGGTTGCAGAGACAGCAAAAGCATCGCTAGCGATTGATTACCCTGTAGATAAACTCAAGGTATATATCCTGGATGATGGTAATTCTTCAGATATGAGAGCAATGAGTGAAAGTCTATGTTTGCAAGATTTACGCAGTTCTTTACTCCAAAAGCAAGCTACCAGAATTGAGCAAGAGCGATCGCAACTCGTAAATCGTTTACAACAGCTAAAAAATATCACTCCTGATATTGTTGCCAGCGATGAATATTTACAGACATATAAACTACAGACAAAATCTGATTTAGGGGAATTAGTAGAAGTATTAGATTGGTTTAATTCCCTAAAAACCGATGAGATTGATGTTCGCTCCTGGTTAGAATTCCAGACTATTTTGGGAGAAGCTTTTGATAATGTTGTCGGTCATGCCCATCAGGGATTACCAGAAAATACTCCAATTGATTTGGAAATAGCTATTTTAAGTCAATCATTGGTACTTAAAATCTGGGACTATGGCGTAGAATTCGACCTAAAATCCTATAAATGCCAATTACCAGATGTGGTTGAACCTGAAGCTGAAAGTGGAAGAGGCATCTTAATCATGGAAGAATTAAGTGATTATTTTAGCTACACTAGACTAGACGATGGACGCAATTGTTTACTGGTAATCAAAGCTTACTCCCCTGTATACACTGAAAATACAGCGAAATCTAACTGTCCACTTCCAATTCAAGGTTTAGGACAATTATTTTCTTTACTCAATCCCCAAGACAAACAACTTCAAGATTGTTTATCCAGAGAACAGCAAGCTTTAGAACAAGCTATTTATCAAAAGGAGCTTGAGCTAAGTGAATTGTCGCGTTGTCGATATATTGCTCGTCCTAAACCCAAGGGCAAAGCCCATCATGCTAAAGCAGGTAATATTAACCATGCCATTTTTTCAGGGGAAACTTCAGGAGAGTTTATTGTCACCTTAGATGCAGATCATATTCCGAAACCAGAATTTCTCAATCGAGTTTTACCCTACTTTTATCAATATAATCTTCACACAGGTAAATACCAACAAAATCAAATCGCCTTTGTCCAAACTCCCCAAGCATTTTATAACTTACCCCCAGGCGATCCTTTTGGACATCAAGCACATCTATTTTATGGACCCATTCAACAGGGCAAAGATGGTATGGAAGCAGCTTTCTATACAGGAACAAATGCCATTTTACGTCGAGAAGCTCTAGTTAGTGTTGGCTTACAAAATTTTTCTGATGAATATGAGTTAGATAATAATCGTCTTGATGAATTTGATTTAGTTGGCGGTGTATCTAGCAATAGCATCACAGAAGATATGAATACTGCAATGCGTCTTCATGCTGCGGGATGGAAGTCTGTTTACCATCATGAAGAATTATCCGTCGGTCTGGCTCCTGATGATCTGAGTTCAACGTTGAAACAAAGATTACGTTGGGCGCAAGGAACTATCCAGGTATTACTCAAAGAAAACCCTTGGTCAAAACCAGGCTTGACTTTTTGGCAAAGACTGCAATATTTCCAAACAATGTATAGCTATTTTGCTGGATTTTTTATTGTTATTTTTATTGCTTGCCCTTTAATTTATTTCTTTACGGGAATTATTCCGGTACGTTCATTTAGTGCTGACTTTGCAATTCACTTTTTACCTGCTTTTATTCTCAATCGACTTACTTTTATCGTTGCTACTTGGGGTATACCTGCTAGTGAAGTTTGGCGTTCTGAACAATATGCGATCGCTCTATTTCCTTTGATGATTCGTGCAGTCTGGAGTATTTTTAGTGGTAGAGATGTCAAGTTTCAAGTCACACCTAAACAAAGACAATCAGGTAGATATCTACATTTGGTAACAGCTCAGTTATTGGTATTTGTGCTCACAATTTTAGGTATTATTTATTGTATTTATCTGTTGGTTACTAGCAACTTAGAAAATCCCTGGACTTATTTTATTAATTTCTTTTGGGCAATTTATAATTTATCTCTACTGTGGGTAATTATTAAAGCAGCAGTTTGGCAACCTAAATCAAATTAG
- a CDS encoding tweety family protein yields MVAVSQDLWAIGRIIVTVAVMYFAMQGYKWAKWVLIAIFSLVVVLLTALIVALHSKLSTFLVVGSLIMIILTIIVGSFMIFNRDLARYFTDRRKAAIKPS; encoded by the coding sequence TTGGTAGCAGTTTCGCAGGATTTATGGGCAATTGGACGGATTATAGTTACCGTTGCCGTGATGTATTTTGCCATGCAAGGATATAAGTGGGCGAAATGGGTTTTAATAGCAATCTTTAGTTTGGTGGTTGTGCTGCTGACAGCCTTAATTGTTGCCTTACATTCCAAATTATCTACTTTTTTGGTTGTTGGCAGTTTGATTATGATTATTCTGACTATAATTGTTGGTAGTTTTATGATTTTCAATCGAGATTTAGCTCGTTATTTTACTGATCGCAGAAAAGCCGCTATCAAACCAAGTTAA
- a CDS encoding pentapeptide repeat-containing protein — protein MTSDLLIGEIAKKFGLSTQAIRYYEKLGLIESPCRSAKGYRLYSSITVERLQLIQYAQKFGFSLNQIKELLEFANLQDSTVALNKMLDDRLQDLEQQLNQIQLNTKELKQRQQQLNQLITNEKSDKYSVVDNYLLHLFRDIEASLSANNQTANKANRLLELYSTGERDFQAIELIGAELNGAFLCNADFSFAEMMLASLNEVSMVQTKLNRAYLSGVDLIDAYLHQAELINTNLIGADLTQAILTEANLTGCNLGGANLTNADLRGANLTEAVLIGANLTDTNFQGATILGSNFLEANLEGAIFDLGVREKLQLANS, from the coding sequence ATGACCTCCGATTTACTTATAGGAGAAATAGCTAAAAAGTTTGGTCTGTCTACTCAAGCCATTCGTTATTATGAAAAACTAGGTTTAATTGAATCTCCCTGCAGAAGCGCAAAAGGTTATCGATTGTATTCTTCCATCACAGTCGAGCGATTACAATTGATTCAATATGCTCAAAAATTCGGTTTCTCTCTCAATCAAATTAAAGAATTACTGGAGTTTGCTAATTTACAGGATAGTACTGTCGCTTTAAATAAAATGCTCGACGATCGGTTACAAGATCTAGAGCAACAGCTAAATCAAATTCAATTAAACACCAAAGAATTAAAGCAAAGACAGCAACAATTAAATCAATTAATTACTAATGAAAAATCCGATAAATACAGCGTTGTAGATAATTATTTATTGCACTTATTTAGAGATATAGAAGCAAGCTTATCTGCGAATAATCAAACTGCCAATAAAGCTAATCGGCTTTTAGAACTATACAGTACAGGAGAGCGAGATTTCCAAGCCATAGAATTAATTGGCGCTGAGTTAAATGGCGCATTTCTTTGTAATGCCGACTTTAGTTTTGCTGAGATGATGTTAGCTAGCTTAAATGAAGTTTCCATGGTTCAAACTAAGCTTAATCGAGCTTATCTTAGTGGGGTGGATCTAATCGATGCTTATTTACATCAAGCAGAATTAATTAATACCAATCTTATTGGTGCCGACTTAACCCAAGCCATCCTTACCGAAGCAAATTTAACAGGGTGTAACTTAGGTGGAGCAAATTTAACTAATGCCGATTTAAGGGGAGCTAACCTGACTGAAGCTGTTTTAATTGGTGCTAATTTAACTGATACTAATTTTCAAGGAGCAACCATTTTAGGGAGTAATTTTTTAGAAGCTAATTTAGAGGGCGCAATATTCGATCTTGGGGTTAGAGAAAAGTTACAGCTTGCCAATAGTTAA
- a CDS encoding calcium-binding protein produces the protein MNKYGTNNQDQLFGSTESDILMGYEGNDTLGGGASDDPWLDGDRGNDVIEGGEGNDSLAGGEGNDWVHGDYGDNNWKKDENGNYIYVGEIDTTGAAGSEESSSATEDTDHDYISGGAGNDILIGGTGDDEIAGGTGDDEIDGGNGDDYWLAGQEGDDTINGDAGDDIMEGGEGNDLLNGGIGKDKLMGDMGEDTLQAGDGEDYADGGDGNDLVDGGAGADTVKGGLGDDKILGGTGNDILEGEAGNDELIGGDGDDYWMSGGDGNDTLYGEAGHDVMDGGAGEDLMYGGAEDDVILGQEGSDTIYGGEGIDRIDGGADQDLIVAGDGDDDVHGGDGDDIVNGETGQDVLYGDVGQDLIDGGKGHDYLNGGDDDDTLLGGDGMDAIDGGTGDDQIHGGNDNDSWLFGNAGADTIQGDSGADVLDGGDGNDLLEGGTDNDVLMGGADNDTLNAGEGDDYWVDGGAGNDIVHGDWGNDTVAGGAGNDSVSGDTGLDVVLGNEGDDTLFGGADNDTVDGGSGNDLIDGGLGADVLKGDTGDDEISGGEGNDYIEGGIDNDEISGDEGDDVISGGAGSDRIEAGSGDDVVMFDSEDTVVKGGDGYDIAIAETEQAVVLDLGINSFNEAKGNAGNDVFTHTNGASATANYSVAMYGEAGNDSMTGGAANDYFEGGTGNDTIIAGVGEDYAIAGAGNDSLTGEAGHDLLEGNTGNDTISGGDHNDNIIGGEGIDELYGDAGNDILTFDAQDTVVDGGEGYDVAIAEGDTAITLDLATSQIELAYGTAQDDILTNSGNDSVEIHGKAGNDTLFGGSGNDILKGGSGTDALYGEGGNDKLTADTGSDLLDGGSGNDTLFGSNDNNQLFGGSGKDILYGIDGQNQLYGGNNKDWLFGGSGNDELHGDSGNDELYAEAGNDFLDGGIGNDLLLGKEGNDTLVGGNGDDILIGANSSTNQGNGSVDVLTGGAGADYFILGDIDAFYKGGSADYALITDFDSEEDRIQLSGVAEDYNLGAAISEIDGFGVYFQDELVAIIQSTTDFDLTDTSFIYI, from the coding sequence ATGAATAAATACGGAACTAATAACCAAGATCAATTATTTGGCTCTACAGAATCTGATATTTTAATGGGTTACGAAGGGAATGATACTCTTGGCGGAGGAGCAAGTGACGATCCTTGGCTCGATGGCGATCGCGGCAACGATGTTATCGAAGGTGGTGAAGGTAATGACTCTTTAGCTGGTGGCGAGGGGAATGACTGGGTACATGGAGATTATGGTGACAACAATTGGAAAAAAGATGAAAATGGCAACTATATATATGTAGGGGAAATAGATACTACTGGTGCTGCTGGTAGTGAAGAAAGTTCCTCCGCAACCGAAGATACTGACCACGACTACATAAGTGGCGGTGCTGGCAACGATATTCTGATTGGTGGTACTGGTGATGATGAGATCGCTGGTGGTACTGGTGATGATGAGATCGATGGCGGAAATGGTGATGATTACTGGCTAGCAGGTCAAGAGGGTGATGACACCATTAATGGTGATGCGGGTGACGACATCATGGAAGGAGGCGAAGGAAATGACCTCCTGAATGGTGGCATCGGCAAGGATAAATTGATGGGAGATATGGGAGAGGATACTCTTCAGGCTGGAGATGGAGAAGACTACGCCGATGGTGGCGATGGTAATGATTTAGTTGATGGTGGTGCAGGGGCAGATACTGTTAAAGGTGGACTAGGTGATGACAAAATCCTGGGCGGGACTGGTAACGATATCCTCGAAGGAGAAGCTGGCAACGATGAATTAATTGGTGGTGACGGTGACGACTACTGGATGTCTGGAGGAGATGGAAACGATACTCTCTACGGAGAAGCTGGACATGATGTTATGGACGGTGGTGCTGGCGAAGATCTAATGTATGGCGGTGCGGAAGATGATGTCATCTTGGGGCAAGAGGGTTCAGACACTATCTATGGAGGAGAAGGAATTGATCGTATTGATGGTGGTGCAGATCAAGATTTAATCGTTGCTGGTGATGGTGACGATGATGTTCATGGTGGCGATGGTGACGATATTGTTAACGGAGAAACAGGACAAGATGTTCTCTATGGCGATGTGGGGCAAGATTTAATCGACGGTGGCAAAGGACATGACTATCTTAACGGTGGAGATGATGACGATACTCTTCTTGGTGGCGATGGTATGGATGCTATTGATGGTGGTACTGGAGACGATCAAATTCATGGCGGAAATGATAACGATAGTTGGTTATTCGGTAATGCTGGGGCAGACACTATCCAGGGTGATTCGGGTGCAGATGTCCTTGATGGGGGTGATGGCAATGACTTACTAGAAGGCGGTACTGACAATGATGTTCTTATGGGTGGTGCTGATAACGATACCCTCAATGCAGGAGAAGGAGATGACTACTGGGTTGACGGTGGAGCAGGCAACGATATTGTTCACGGTGATTGGGGCAATGATACAGTTGCTGGTGGTGCTGGTAATGATTCGGTTAGTGGCGATACAGGTCTGGATGTGGTTTTGGGTAATGAGGGAGATGATACTCTCTTTGGCGGTGCAGATAACGATACTGTCGATGGTGGCTCAGGTAACGATCTTATCGATGGTGGTTTAGGTGCGGATGTCCTTAAAGGCGACACTGGTGATGATGAAATTTCTGGCGGAGAAGGTAATGACTACATTGAAGGTGGTATCGATAACGATGAAATTTCTGGGGATGAAGGCGATGATGTAATTTCTGGTGGTGCAGGTTCGGATCGAATTGAAGCTGGCTCTGGTGATGATGTCGTCATGTTCGACAGTGAAGACACTGTAGTTAAAGGTGGTGACGGTTACGATATTGCGATCGCCGAAACAGAACAAGCTGTTGTCCTCGACTTAGGCATTAATAGCTTTAACGAAGCCAAAGGTAATGCCGGCAACGATGTCTTTACTCATACCAATGGTGCAAGTGCAACAGCTAATTATTCTGTAGCAATGTACGGAGAAGCTGGCAATGACTCCATGACTGGTGGTGCAGCTAATGATTACTTTGAAGGTGGCACAGGCAACGATACGATTATTGCTGGTGTCGGAGAGGACTACGCGATCGCTGGTGCCGGAAATGACTCTCTGACGGGAGAAGCAGGACACGATCTACTAGAAGGTAATACTGGAAATGACACTATCTCTGGTGGCGACCATAACGACAATATCATTGGTGGAGAGGGTATAGATGAACTTTATGGTGATGCTGGCAATGATATTCTGACATTTGATGCTCAAGATACCGTAGTTGATGGAGGAGAAGGTTACGATGTCGCGATCGCCGAAGGTGATACAGCAATTACTCTCGATTTAGCTACCAGTCAGATTGAACTGGCTTACGGTACAGCACAGGATGATATTTTGACTAACTCTGGCAATGATAGCGTTGAAATTCATGGTAAAGCTGGTAACGATACTCTCTTTGGTGGCAGTGGCAACGATATCCTTAAAGGTGGATCTGGTACTGATGCTCTCTATGGTGAAGGCGGAAACGATAAACTAACTGCTGATACTGGAAGTGATTTACTCGATGGTGGTAGTGGCAACGATACTCTCTTTGGTAGCAACGATAATAACCAACTATTCGGTGGTTCTGGAAAAGATATTCTCTACGGCATTGATGGTCAAAATCAACTTTACGGAGGAAATAATAAAGACTGGTTATTCGGTGGTTCTGGTAACGATGAACTCCATGGAGATAGCGGAAATGACGAACTCTACGCCGAGGCTGGTAACGACTTCCTCGATGGGGGAATTGGCAATGACTTGTTACTAGGTAAAGAGGGTAACGATACTCTAGTTGGTGGTAATGGTGATGATATTCTTATCGGTGCCAATAGCTCTACTAATCAAGGTAACGGTTCAGTCGATGTGTTAACTGGTGGTGCTGGTGCAGATTACTTCATTCTTGGAGATATCGATGCATTCTATAAAGGAGGCTCAGCAGACTATGCCTTAATTACTGACTTCGATAGCGAAGAAGATCGTATTCAATTAAGTGGTGTCGCTGAAGACTATAATCTTGGTGCTGCTATCTCTGAAATTGATGGTTTTGGAGTCTACTTTCAAGATGAATTGGTTGCCATTATTCAAAGTACAACTGACTTTGATTTGACTGATACATCTTTTATCTACATCTAA
- a CDS encoding secondary thiamine-phosphate synthase enzyme YjbQ produces the protein MPIINKFIEVETEAGINIHNLTPEIEAIIANTAIQNGQVIVFVRHTTTALAINEYEVRLLEDLKNHFHKLAPATAKYLHNDLHLRDVPPDEPINAHSHLIAMMLNNSETIPIVDGKLALGTWQSILFFELDGPRHRNVLIQINGE, from the coding sequence ATGCCAATTATTAATAAATTTATTGAGGTAGAGACTGAAGCAGGGATCAATATCCATAATCTAACTCCTGAAATTGAAGCGATTATAGCCAATACCGCGATCCAAAATGGCCAGGTAATTGTCTTTGTTCGTCATACAACAACTGCTTTAGCTATTAACGAATATGAAGTTAGGTTACTAGAGGATCTAAAAAATCATTTTCACAAGCTAGCACCAGCCACAGCTAAGTATTTACACAATGATTTACATTTAAGAGATGTTCCTCCTGATGAACCGATCAACGCTCATTCTCACCTAATAGCTATGATGCTTAACAATAGTGAAACCATTCCTATTGTTGATGGGAAATTAGCATTGGGAACATGGCAATCGATATTGTTTTTTGAATTAGATGGTCCTCGGCACCGTAATGTCTTAATTCAAATTAATGGTGAATAG
- a CDS encoding outer membrane protein → MSLSSINCCNSIKHQPFVICRIFWSSLAIAISIFTIPKAIAAPENFNPKLQSLPITETHGKDGQQSNDEEKIPTESRPQVIPQTVLPTKASPTLSNESSIKSGTADIELKTKPNSTKNPSSSQLTVENLTLDFQRDFDNFGQTNQFIEESIAFNLYNQSFVLKTGTNLFKQDEIETVNNIPLYLAWETKLKNIDLTVTGGVDFFDRLAAVPTLTLKASSPLFSSITADGKLKSLFVLSGQAQYQAYKFNAETLENEINFWRFTPSIYWQIRPNFSLFSLGQYGTFNDGNQEFQSFSRLEKKLGSFSLAANLFTWSFEQDLGDVSGYFSPSDFLVYNAELAWQGTMFDEFLDCKLSAAFGQQRLDSETDNAWTYKALCGAQLLSNLKLDLGYTYSNVRDRQTGNSNYNNQSFTGQLQIEL, encoded by the coding sequence ATGTCACTAAGCTCAATAAACTGCTGTAACTCTATCAAGCATCAGCCATTTGTTATTTGTCGAATATTTTGGTCTAGCTTGGCGATCGCGATTAGCATTTTTACTATCCCCAAAGCGATCGCGGCACCTGAAAACTTTAATCCCAAATTGCAATCTCTACCCATTACAGAAACACATGGAAAAGACGGACAACAAAGCAATGATGAAGAAAAAATACCAACTGAATCTAGACCCCAAGTTATACCTCAAACAGTACTTCCTACAAAAGCATCACCAACTTTATCTAATGAATCATCGATCAAATCTGGTACAGCAGACATCGAATTAAAAACTAAACCAAATTCAACTAAAAACCCTAGTTCTTCCCAACTCACTGTAGAAAACTTAACCTTAGATTTTCAGCGTGATTTTGATAATTTTGGACAAACAAATCAATTTATTGAAGAATCTATTGCGTTTAATTTATACAATCAATCTTTTGTCTTAAAAACTGGTACTAACTTATTTAAGCAAGACGAAATTGAGACAGTTAATAATATTCCTCTATATTTAGCTTGGGAAACAAAGCTGAAAAATATTGATTTAACTGTAACAGGTGGAGTGGATTTCTTTGATCGTTTAGCTGCTGTACCAACCTTAACCCTAAAAGCCAGTTCACCTCTATTTAGTAGTATCACTGCGGATGGTAAATTAAAATCTTTATTTGTTCTGTCAGGACAAGCTCAATATCAGGCTTATAAATTTAATGCCGAAACCCTAGAAAATGAAATCAATTTTTGGCGTTTTACACCCAGTATCTATTGGCAGATTCGACCTAATTTTAGTCTTTTTAGTTTAGGTCAATACGGCACCTTTAATGATGGTAATCAAGAGTTTCAGTCTTTTAGTCGTTTAGAAAAAAAATTAGGTTCTTTTTCTTTAGCTGCCAATTTATTTACCTGGAGCTTTGAACAAGATTTAGGTGACGTAAGCGGCTATTTCTCTCCCTCAGATTTCCTAGTCTATAATGCAGAATTAGCTTGGCAAGGAACAATGTTTGATGAATTTTTGGATTGCAAGTTATCCGCAGCTTTTGGTCAACAACGGCTAGATAGTGAAACTGATAATGCTTGGACTTACAAAGCCTTGTGTGGAGCGCAGCTTTTGTCCAATCTCAAATTAGACTTAGGCTATACCTATTCTAATGTGCGCGATCGCCAAACTGGGAATAGTAACTACAATAATCAATCGTTTACTGGTCAGCTACAAATTGAACTTTGA